The sequence CCTCGATCCTCTTTAGGGTTTGCTCGTATAACCTCATACCTGCCCTTTGATAATATATGCACAATATTCACACCCAATCGATTCAGATGGTGTGAGATAAAGCGGCGATGGCAGTAATTTGGCGAGATCTCTAGACACATCAGGCACACGCGACCATCTTCGGCCAATCGAAGGATATGCGCGATACCTTCTAGAAAGGCTCTCGAATGCATATACTCTTCATAACCCCCTCTTCTATACCCTCCAAGCTCATCGCCCAACCACACGTACCTTACATTAGCCTCTGGGAGCCACTTCTCTAAACTCTCTTTAGAGAAATAACCTATTCTGGATCTTGGCCATCTCCTCACATCGACCAAGATATCGATACCATGCTCCTTAAGGAGTTCTAAAAATGCCTCTCTCTTCCTCTTTCCATGCCCTATCGTATATACGTAAAGGCGTTTCGAATCTGTGGTCATAAAGATCGAATGAAAGTCGAATGGAACTCTTATAACGAATCCCTTTGATTAGAAATGTACTGGTTATACTTAAGTCATTAACTCATAAAGTCGTATCGATTTTAATGTACCGATTAGTAGCTTTGATGATCCACTATCTGGTAAAATTCTTAAATATGATAGAATCTAAAGATTAGTTTGTTGCATAGTAAAGAGTATTCCATAAAGATGGCTGGTGTGGGCGGGCAGGGTATCAGAATAGCTGGTATAGTATTGGGCACGGCCGCAACGATCGAGGGAAAGTATGCATCCCATTGGCCATCCTACGGTGTTGAGACGAGAGGGGGGCCGAGCATCTCTGATGTTATTATATCGGATAATAGGATTGTATATCCTAGGGCAACATCTATCGATATACTCGTATTGATGGCATCTGGCTTCTCAGAATATATAAATAAAGTGAAGAATGGAGGATCGATCATATTAGATGAAGATCTCGTAAAGGAGAAGATCGAACGTAGCGATGTAACTGTAAAAAGGGTAGCGATTACTAGCATTGCAGATAGATTGGGTAAGAGGGGAATGGTAAATATGGTGATGTTAGGGAGGCTCATCTCCATTACAAGGATACTTAGCGAAGATTCTATAATAAAATCGATAAATGTGGTATTGCCGGAGCATCTACGAAAGGATAATATCGAAGCATTTAAGGTTGGGATGGTGTGGTAATGGCAGTATTTAATATAATAAAGCACGATAAGAGATATTCACTCTTCATCTATGAAGACCTCTGTAAAGGTTGTGGTATATGTGTGTGGTTCTGCCCATCAAAAGTCCTGAGCCTTTCTAAGGAGATAAATAAAAGGGGCTTTCATTTCGCAAAACTCGATGATGAGTCAAAATGTACCGCTTGTAAGATCTGTGAACTCGTATGCCCCGACTTTAGTATAGGTTTATCGGAAATATCGGAAATTTCGACATCAAATAAAAGATAGAACCCTCTCTAAGGATACTAAGTATGCTAAAGGATAGAATGCTTTATACATCCGATCTAACCGATTCTTCCGTAAGCCTTCGATAACGCTCGACCAGCCCGATCTTTTCTTTATCTACAAACTCTCCTACGATAATCTTATCGCTCAACTCTTCTTCAGACATACTTTCTGCCAACTCCTTCCTTACAGATTTATTCTTAAACCAATCTATACATTCTACCGGCTCAGAAAGCTTCAATATGTACCTACCGAGGTATGTGGGGCATTGCCCTATGATCTCTATGAATGAGAAGCCATTCTTCTTTATACCCTTCTTTATCGATTCTATCGCAGGCCTTACGTGATAAGTAGTCCACCTCGCTACGTATACAGCGCCAGCAGCTTCGAGGA is a genomic window of Nitrososphaerales archaeon containing:
- a CDS encoding DUF488 domain-containing protein produces the protein MTTDSKRLYVYTIGHGKRKREAFLELLKEHGIDILVDVRRWPRSRIGYFSKESLEKWLPEANVRYVWLGDELGGYRRGGYEEYMHSRAFLEGIAHILRLAEDGRVCLMCLEISPNYCHRRFISHHLNRLGVNIVHILSKGRYEVIRANPKEDRG
- a CDS encoding 2-oxoacid:acceptor oxidoreductase family protein — translated: MHSKEYSIKMAGVGGQGIRIAGIVLGTAATIEGKYASHWPSYGVETRGGPSISDVIISDNRIVYPRATSIDILVLMASGFSEYINKVKNGGSIILDEDLVKEKIERSDVTVKRVAITSIADRLGKRGMVNMVMLGRLISITRILSEDSIIKSINVVLPEHLRKDNIEAFKVGMVW
- a CDS encoding 4Fe-4S binding protein, encoding MAVFNIIKHDKRYSLFIYEDLCKGCGICVWFCPSKVLSLSKEINKRGFHFAKLDDESKCTACKICELVCPDFSIGLSEISEISTSNKR